The Temnothorax longispinosus isolate EJ_2023e chromosome 4, Tlon_JGU_v1, whole genome shotgun sequence genome has a window encoding:
- the Twi gene encoding twist isoform X2: MGANSRGGSVLRTWQHQHQHQQQQAGQQYKHLSSVSSARARDLEDARCAERTNGAGGGMRGAATVPQPPTPASQCVTAHTGAYFILHNNGIQGVNDGAGAVVGAVAHNGEGNPDGRSSMAHHYAGRYTPPASHLMDLSGPPDHQQHHQHAHHHNLSSSAYHHPHSQVAVEYNELNHMMFKNPEETRYHPHHHHHQPRDQLEYDQRLHSTDNSPEFLSDYSRDHEQQSLCLTPSSQSVYSPSGCGGGADEMVAPNSVQSVHGQTGSYVDMAEYKPNVMEERMVARYGCEQQAAELGHATEPSSSSTTTTTTKGYGDREGCVRTTVRRKRRHSGNNNSNSSGNGCCSNSNESDGESSTAASTTRTKVRRKNDQELQNQRAMANVRERQRTQSLNDAFAALRKIIPTMPSDKLSKIQTLKLATRYIDFLFHVLKSNTENLEYIENAVRRYLV; encoded by the exons ATGGGTGCGAACAGTCGCGGTGGTTCCGTGCTCCGTACCTGGCAGCACCAGCACCAGCACCAGCAACAGCAGGCTGGGCAGCAGTACAAACACCTGTCTTCAGTGTCTTCGGCACGCGCGCGGGACCTCGAGGACGCCCGATGCGCTGAGAGGACGAACGGAGCGGGCGGAGGTatgcgcggcgcggcgacggtGCCGCAACCGCCGACGCCGGCGTCCCAGTGCGTGACGGCGCACACGGGCGCTTACTTTATCCTGCACAACAATGGGATCCAGGGTGTCAACGACGGCGCCGGTGCCGTCGTCGGCGCGGTGGCGCACAACGGCGAGGGCAACCCGGACGGCAGGTCCTCGATGGCGCATCATTACGCGGGTCGCTACACGCCGCCCGCGTCACACCTGATGGACCTGAGCGGTCCCCCGGATCACCAGCAGCATCATCAGCACGCGCACCATCACAACCTATCGTCGTCCGCCTATCATCATCCGCACAGTCAGGTCGCGGTCGAGTACAACGAGCTGAATCATATGATGTTCAAGAATCCGGAGGAGACGCGATACCACCCCCATCATCACCATCACCAGCCCCGGGACCAGCTGGAGTACGACCAGCGGCTCCACTCGACCGACAACTCGCCCGAGTTCCTCTCGGATTACAGCAGGGACCACGAGCAGCAGAGCCTGTGCCTGACGCCGTCCTCGCAGAGCGTGTACTCCCCAAGCGgctgcggcggcggcgccgaCGAGATGGTCGCCCCTAACTCCGTTCAATCGGTCCACGGCCAGACCGGGTCCTACGTGGACATGGCGGAGTACAAGCCGAACGTGATGGAGGAGAGGATGGTCGCGCGATACGGTTGTGAACAACAGGCCGCGGAGCTCGGCCACGCGACCgagccgtcgtcgtcgtcgacgacgacgacgacgaccaaGGGTTACGGCGACAGGGAGGGCTGCGTCAGGACGACCGTCAGGAGGAAGAGGCGGCACAGCGgcaacaacaacagcaacagcagcggCAACGGTTGCTGCAGCAACAGCAACGAGTCCGACGGCGAGAGCTCGACGGCGGCctcgacgacgaggacgaaggTGCGACGCAAGAACGATCAGGAGCTCCAGAATCAAAGGGCGATGGCGAACGTTCGGGAACGCCAGCGGACGCAGAGCCTTAACGACGCGTTCGCCGCGCTCAGGAAGATCATACCGACCATGCCGAGCGACAAGCTCAGCAAGATCCAGACGCTCAAGCTCGCCACCAGGTACATCGATTTCCTGTTCCACGTGCTCAAGAGCAACACCGAGAACCTCGAGTACATCGAGAACGCAG TGCGTAGATATCTCGTATGA
- the LOC139811976 gene encoding ubiquitin-conjugating enzyme E2 J2, producing MVRMNRKANSATARLKQDYLRLKRDPVPYVLAEPVPSNILEWHYVVIGPEKTPYEGGFYHGRLIFPGEFPFQPPSIYMTTPNGRFKVNTRLCLSISDFHPDTWNPAWSVSTILTGLLSFMIEKSPTLGSINTTDYEKRQLAAQSLEYNLRDKMFCELFPETVETIRAELERRKELEKQARHQSTASEVSMLIRDQFQREQSPLHSALANLVVIISFAAFLYTVNYVLKSIATE from the exons ATGGTAAGGATGAACAGAAAGGCCAACAGTGCGACGGCCAGATTGAAACAGGACTATCTGCGCCTGAAGAGAGATCCAGTGCCGTATGTTCTTGCGGAGCCAGTGCCTTCTAACATCTTGGAATG GCATTACGTGGTTATTGGGCCGGAAAAGACGCCTTACGAGGGTGGCTTTTATCATGGAAGGCTCATATTTCCAGGAGAGTTTCCGTTCCAACCTCCTAGCATTTACATGACCACTCCCAACGGCCGATTTAAAGTCAATACGAGACTGTGTCTGTCCATTTCTGATTTTCATCCAGATACGTGGAATCCAGCGTGGAGTGTATCTACTATTCTCACTGGTTTGCTCAGCTTTATG ATTGAGAAGAGTCCTACGCTTGGCAGTATTAATACGACGGATTATGAGAAGAGACAGCTGGCCGCGCAGAGCTTGGAATATAATCTGAGGGACAAGATGTTCTGCGAACTTTTTCCAGAAACTGTTGAG ACGATCAGAGCGGAGCTGGAACGTCGGAAAGAACTTGAGAAGCAAGCGAGGCATCAGTCCACCGCGTCCGAGGTCTCTATGTTGATACGAGATCAGTTCCAGAGGGAACAGAGCCCGCTGCACAGCGCGCTGGCCAATCTCGTTGTCATCATCAGCTTCGCAGCGTTCTTGTACACGGTGAATTACGTATTGAAGAGCATAGCCACGGAATAA
- the Twi gene encoding twist isoform X1 — protein MGANSRGGSVLRTWQHQHQHQQQQAGQQYKHLSSVSSARARDLEDARCAERTNGAGGGMRGAATVPQPPTPASQCVTAHTGAYFILHNNGIQGVNDGAGAVVGAVAHNGEGNPDGRSSMAHHYAGRYTPPASHLMDLSGPPDHQQHHQHAHHHNLSSSAYHHPHSQVAVEYNELNHMMFKNPEETRYHPHHHHHQPRDQLEYDQRLHSTDNSPEFLSDYSRDHEQQSLCLTPSSQSVYSPSGCGGGADEMVAPNSVQSVHGQTGSYVDMAEYKPNVMEERMVARYGCEQQAAELGHATEPSSSSTTTTTTKGYGDREGCVRTTVRRKRRHSGNNNSNSSGNGCCSNSNESDGESSTAASTTRTKVRRKNDQELQNQRAMANVRERQRTQSLNDAFAALRKIIPTMPSDKLSKIQTLKLATRYIDFLFHVLKSNTENLEYIENAEMNAQNAILSAKEVVSSSSSSNYIAHERLSYAFNAWRIERDWNSST, from the exons ATGGGTGCGAACAGTCGCGGTGGTTCCGTGCTCCGTACCTGGCAGCACCAGCACCAGCACCAGCAACAGCAGGCTGGGCAGCAGTACAAACACCTGTCTTCAGTGTCTTCGGCACGCGCGCGGGACCTCGAGGACGCCCGATGCGCTGAGAGGACGAACGGAGCGGGCGGAGGTatgcgcggcgcggcgacggtGCCGCAACCGCCGACGCCGGCGTCCCAGTGCGTGACGGCGCACACGGGCGCTTACTTTATCCTGCACAACAATGGGATCCAGGGTGTCAACGACGGCGCCGGTGCCGTCGTCGGCGCGGTGGCGCACAACGGCGAGGGCAACCCGGACGGCAGGTCCTCGATGGCGCATCATTACGCGGGTCGCTACACGCCGCCCGCGTCACACCTGATGGACCTGAGCGGTCCCCCGGATCACCAGCAGCATCATCAGCACGCGCACCATCACAACCTATCGTCGTCCGCCTATCATCATCCGCACAGTCAGGTCGCGGTCGAGTACAACGAGCTGAATCATATGATGTTCAAGAATCCGGAGGAGACGCGATACCACCCCCATCATCACCATCACCAGCCCCGGGACCAGCTGGAGTACGACCAGCGGCTCCACTCGACCGACAACTCGCCCGAGTTCCTCTCGGATTACAGCAGGGACCACGAGCAGCAGAGCCTGTGCCTGACGCCGTCCTCGCAGAGCGTGTACTCCCCAAGCGgctgcggcggcggcgccgaCGAGATGGTCGCCCCTAACTCCGTTCAATCGGTCCACGGCCAGACCGGGTCCTACGTGGACATGGCGGAGTACAAGCCGAACGTGATGGAGGAGAGGATGGTCGCGCGATACGGTTGTGAACAACAGGCCGCGGAGCTCGGCCACGCGACCgagccgtcgtcgtcgtcgacgacgacgacgacgaccaaGGGTTACGGCGACAGGGAGGGCTGCGTCAGGACGACCGTCAGGAGGAAGAGGCGGCACAGCGgcaacaacaacagcaacagcagcggCAACGGTTGCTGCAGCAACAGCAACGAGTCCGACGGCGAGAGCTCGACGGCGGCctcgacgacgaggacgaaggTGCGACGCAAGAACGATCAGGAGCTCCAGAATCAAAGGGCGATGGCGAACGTTCGGGAACGCCAGCGGACGCAGAGCCTTAACGACGCGTTCGCCGCGCTCAGGAAGATCATACCGACCATGCCGAGCGACAAGCTCAGCAAGATCCAGACGCTCAAGCTCGCCACCAGGTACATCGATTTCCTGTTCCACGTGCTCAAGAGCAACACCGAGAACCTCGAGTACATCGAGAACGCAG AGATGAACGCCCAGAACGCAATTTTGTCTGCGAAGGAGGtcgtgtcgtcgtcgtcgtcgagtaATTACATAGCGCACGAGAGACTGTCGTACGCATTTAATGCCTGGAGAATAGAACGTGATTGGAACTCCTCTACGTAG